A DNA window from Pseudomonas wuhanensis contains the following coding sequences:
- the modC gene encoding molybdenum ABC transporter ATP-binding protein, whose product MIHTRLKLNYSGFSLDVDLQLPGRGVTALYGHSGSGKTTCLRCIAGLEQAEQGFIQVNDEVWQDSDKGIFVPPHKRALGYVFQEASLFPHLSVRANLEFGLRRIPRQQRRVDMTHATELLGIGHLLGRDPQNLSGGERQRIGIARALLTSPKLLLMDEPLAALDTQRKNEILPYLQRLHDELDIPVLYVSHSQDEVARLADHLVLLSNGKALASAPIGETLARLDLPLALGDDAGVVIEGHVSAYDADYQLLTLQLPNTELSIRVAHSPMAEGQALRCKVQARDVSLSLQGVEHSSILNRLPVTVISEIGADNAAHVLIRLNAAGTPLLARITRYSRDQLGVHPGQQLWAQIKAVAVLA is encoded by the coding sequence ATGATTCATACGCGCTTGAAACTGAATTATTCGGGATTCTCCCTGGATGTGGACCTGCAACTGCCCGGCCGCGGAGTGACGGCGCTGTACGGCCATTCCGGCTCGGGCAAAACCACCTGCCTGCGCTGCATCGCCGGTCTGGAACAGGCCGAGCAGGGTTTTATTCAGGTCAACGATGAAGTCTGGCAGGACAGTGACAAAGGGATTTTCGTCCCGCCACATAAACGCGCCTTGGGTTACGTCTTCCAGGAAGCCAGCCTTTTTCCACATCTGTCGGTGCGGGCCAATCTTGAGTTCGGCCTCCGGCGCATCCCTCGCCAACAGCGCCGGGTCGACATGACCCATGCCACCGAGTTGCTGGGGATTGGTCATTTGCTGGGCCGTGATCCGCAGAACCTTTCTGGCGGCGAACGCCAGCGGATCGGCATCGCTCGCGCCCTGCTTACCAGCCCGAAACTCTTGTTGATGGACGAACCGCTGGCGGCGCTCGATACCCAGCGTAAAAACGAAATACTGCCTTACCTGCAACGGCTGCACGATGAACTGGACATCCCCGTACTGTACGTCAGCCATTCCCAGGATGAAGTCGCGCGGCTCGCCGACCACCTTGTCCTGCTCAGCAACGGCAAGGCTTTGGCCAGCGCCCCCATCGGCGAAACCCTGGCCCGGCTCGATCTGCCGCTGGCGCTGGGCGACGACGCTGGCGTGGTGATCGAAGGGCACGTCAGCGCCTATGACGCCGACTACCAGTTGTTGACCTTGCAACTGCCCAACACGGAGCTAAGCATTCGGGTCGCCCATTCGCCGATGGCTGAAGGCCAGGCACTGCGCTGCAAGGTCCAGGCGCGGGATGTCAGCCTGAGCCTGCAAGGTGTCGAGCACAGCAGCATTCTCAATCGTCTGCCGGTCACGGTGATCAGTGAAATCGGCGCCGATAACGCCGCTCACGTACTGATCCGCCTGAACGCGGCCGGTACACCGCTGTTGGCGCGGATTACCCGCTATTCGCGGGATCAATTGGGCGTGCACCCCGGACAGCAACTCTGGGCGCAAATCAAAGCGGTGGCGGTGCTGGCATAA
- a CDS encoding MDR family oxidoreductase encodes MFKGILIDKDDSSYRATLQEINDDQLPEGDVTVRVAYSTLNFKDGLAITGSSPVVRKFPMVPGIDLAGTVEVSGHPDYKAGDQVLLNGWGAGEGHWGGLAQKARLNGDWLIPLPKAFTAAQAMAIGTAGYTAMLSILALEHNGVNPDQGEVLVTGANGGVGSFAITLLSKLGYRVVASTGRTAEHEYLKQLGASEIIDRATLSEPGKPLTKERWAAVIDSVGSHTLANACASTRANGTVAACGLAQGMDFPASVAPFILRGVTLAGINSVTQPKAKRIVAWNRLAKDLDFALLPLISHEIGLSETIDAARRLLAGQLRGRVVVDVNR; translated from the coding sequence ATGTTCAAAGGCATTTTGATCGACAAGGACGACAGCAGTTACCGGGCCACCCTGCAAGAGATCAATGACGATCAATTGCCTGAAGGCGATGTGACCGTGCGTGTGGCGTACAGCACGCTGAACTTCAAGGATGGCCTGGCGATCACCGGCAGCAGCCCGGTGGTGCGCAAATTCCCGATGGTGCCGGGGATCGATCTGGCGGGCACTGTCGAAGTCAGCGGTCATCCGGACTACAAGGCCGGTGATCAAGTCCTGCTCAATGGCTGGGGCGCGGGCGAAGGACATTGGGGCGGATTGGCGCAGAAAGCTCGCCTGAATGGCGACTGGCTGATCCCGTTGCCCAAAGCATTCACCGCCGCGCAAGCGATGGCCATTGGCACGGCCGGTTACACGGCGATGCTGAGCATCCTGGCGCTGGAGCACAACGGCGTGAACCCCGACCAAGGCGAAGTGCTGGTGACGGGCGCCAACGGTGGCGTAGGCAGTTTCGCCATCACACTGCTGAGCAAACTCGGGTACCGCGTGGTGGCATCCACCGGTCGCACCGCCGAGCACGAATACCTCAAGCAACTGGGCGCCAGCGAAATCATCGACCGTGCCACGTTGTCGGAGCCGGGCAAACCGCTGACCAAGGAACGTTGGGCGGCGGTGATCGATTCGGTCGGCAGCCACACGCTGGCCAACGCTTGCGCAAGCACTCGGGCCAACGGCACCGTCGCCGCCTGCGGTCTGGCCCAAGGCATGGACTTTCCGGCCTCCGTCGCGCCGTTCATTTTGCGCGGTGTGACCCTGGCCGGCATCAACAGCGTGACCCAGCCCAAAGCCAAGCGGATAGTGGCCTGGAATCGCCTGGCCAAGGATCTGGACTTCGCCTTGCTGCCGCTGATCAGTCACGAAATCGGCTTGAGTGAAACCATCGATGCGGCGCGGCGTTTGCTCGCCGGCCAGTTGCGCGGCCGGGTAGTGGTCGACGTCAATCGTTGA
- the ada gene encoding bifunctional DNA-binding transcriptional regulator/O6-methylguanine-DNA methyltransferase Ada: MTTHSKNIATENDPRWAAVVARDPRADGQFVYAVKTTGIYCRPSSLARLPKPQNVEFFDTAEQAQAAGYRPSKRAAKDQSDIAAQHATTVAAACRHIESAETLPALNELADAAGLSSFHFHRVFKAITGLTPKGYATAHRSRKVRERLADGGTVTDALYDAGFNSNSRFYEAADQLLGMKPGDYRAAGQNNDIRFAVGQCSLGAILVAQSERGVCAILLGDDPHQLVCDLQDKFRRANLIGADHEFEQLIAKVVGFIEAPALGLDLPLDVRGTAFQERVWQALREIPAGSTASYADIAQRIGAPKAVRAVAQACGANSLAVAIPCHRVVRSDGNLSGYRWGVERKRQLLERESAAES; encoded by the coding sequence ATGACAACTCATTCGAAAAATATCGCCACCGAAAACGATCCTCGCTGGGCCGCCGTGGTCGCGCGCGATCCCCGCGCCGACGGGCAGTTTGTGTATGCGGTGAAAACCACCGGTATCTACTGCCGCCCCAGCAGCCTGGCGCGTTTGCCGAAGCCGCAGAATGTCGAGTTCTTCGACACCGCCGAACAAGCTCAGGCGGCGGGTTATCGCCCCAGCAAACGAGCGGCGAAAGATCAAAGCGACATCGCCGCACAACACGCCACGACCGTAGCCGCCGCATGCCGTCACATCGAATCCGCCGAGACCTTGCCCGCGCTGAATGAACTGGCGGACGCTGCCGGTCTGAGCAGTTTCCACTTCCATCGCGTGTTCAAGGCCATTACCGGTCTGACGCCCAAGGGCTACGCCACCGCCCATCGTTCACGCAAAGTTCGCGAACGCCTGGCGGATGGAGGCACGGTCACCGATGCGCTGTATGACGCAGGATTCAACTCCAACAGCCGTTTCTATGAAGCAGCGGATCAACTGCTGGGCATGAAGCCCGGCGATTACCGGGCGGCCGGGCAGAACAACGACATTCGTTTTGCCGTCGGCCAGTGTTCTCTGGGAGCGATTCTGGTGGCGCAAAGTGAGCGCGGCGTCTGCGCGATTCTGTTGGGGGACGACCCGCATCAATTGGTCTGTGATCTGCAGGACAAGTTTAGGCGCGCCAATCTGATTGGCGCCGATCATGAGTTCGAGCAGTTGATTGCCAAAGTGGTGGGTTTTATCGAAGCCCCGGCCCTCGGCCTGGACCTGCCGCTGGACGTACGCGGCACGGCGTTTCAGGAGCGGGTGTGGCAAGCCCTACGGGAGATTCCCGCCGGCAGCACCGCCAGTTATGCCGATATCGCTCAGCGCATCGGCGCACCGAAAGCCGTGCGCGCCGTGGCCCAGGCCTGTGGCGCGAACAGCCTGGCGGTGGCGATCCCTTGCCATCGAGTGGTGCGCAGCGATGGCAACCTGTCGGGCTATCGCTGGGGCGTGGAGCGCAAGCGTCAGTTGCTTGAACGCGAGAGCGCGGCTGAATCCTGA
- a CDS encoding 2OG-Fe(II) oxygenase, with product MFTDPIQNDALDWTVLEQQLDQDGCALIRSFLSPETCDEISALYDRPEPFRSKVVMARHGFGRGEYKYFKYPLPDPVARLRSALYPRLVPIANRWYECMDLPTRFPESHEAFLQRCHAAGQERPTPLLLQYGPQDYNCLHQDLYGEHVFPLQVAILLSAPGEDFTGGEFVLTEQRPRMQSRPQVIGLKKGDALIFAVNQRPVKGVRGYYRVTLRHGVSRLHSGKRHTLGIIFHDAL from the coding sequence TTGTTTACCGACCCGATTCAAAACGATGCCCTCGACTGGACCGTACTGGAGCAGCAACTCGATCAGGATGGCTGCGCGCTAATCCGGTCGTTTTTAAGCCCTGAGACCTGCGATGAAATAAGCGCCCTGTACGACCGGCCCGAACCCTTTCGCTCGAAAGTGGTGATGGCTCGCCACGGTTTTGGCCGTGGTGAGTACAAGTACTTCAAGTACCCGCTGCCGGATCCGGTGGCCCGGTTGCGTAGCGCGCTCTACCCTCGACTGGTTCCAATCGCCAATCGCTGGTACGAATGCATGGACCTGCCGACCCGTTTCCCCGAATCGCACGAAGCATTTTTGCAACGCTGTCATGCCGCCGGTCAGGAGCGCCCCACGCCTTTGTTGCTGCAATATGGCCCGCAGGACTACAACTGTTTGCATCAGGATCTGTACGGCGAACACGTTTTCCCGCTGCAAGTGGCGATTCTTCTGTCAGCACCGGGGGAAGATTTCACCGGCGGTGAATTTGTGCTGACCGAACAACGCCCACGGATGCAGTCGCGCCCGCAAGTCATCGGTCTGAAGAAAGGCGATGCGTTGATTTTTGCCGTGAATCAGCGCCCGGTAAAAGGCGTTCGCGGCTATTACCGAGTGACCCTGCGTCACGGGGTGAGTCGCCTGCACAGTGGAAAACGGCATACCCTTGGAATCATCTTTCACGATGCGCTATGA
- a CDS encoding DNA topoisomerase IB, with protein sequence MPDTALPDVLPSDLHYVDDSQPGISRKILRGKFCYFDPAGQRITDPDEVKRINALAVPPAYTDVWICPDPRGHLQATGRDARGRKQYRYHPRWREVRDADKYSRLRDFGLALPKLRKQLEALLAAPGFSRDKVMATVITLLDATLIRVGNTQYARDNRSYGLTTLRNRHVEVNGSAILFQFRGKSGIEHQITVKDRRLARIIKRCLEIPGQNLFQYLDENGERHTISSSDVNAYLQTLTGADFTAKDYRTWAGSALALAVLRKLQWESEADAKRHVVEMVKSVARQLGNTPAVCRKCYIHPAVVDGFMQGALSELPRSRGRKRLRAEEVALAVLLDKLIETAETP encoded by the coding sequence ATGCCAGATACCGCGTTGCCTGATGTTCTGCCGTCCGACCTGCATTACGTCGATGACAGCCAGCCCGGCATCAGCCGCAAGATCCTGCGTGGCAAGTTTTGCTACTTCGACCCGGCGGGTCAGCGCATTACCGATCCGGATGAAGTCAAACGCATCAATGCACTTGCGGTGCCGCCCGCCTACACCGATGTGTGGATTTGCCCCGACCCGCGCGGTCATCTGCAAGCCACCGGCCGCGACGCTCGCGGCCGCAAGCAATACCGTTATCACCCGCGCTGGCGGGAAGTGCGCGATGCCGACAAATACTCGCGCTTGCGGGACTTCGGCCTGGCCCTGCCGAAACTGCGTAAACAGCTGGAAGCGCTGCTGGCCGCGCCCGGCTTCAGCCGCGACAAAGTCATGGCCACGGTGATTACGTTGCTCGATGCGACGCTGATCCGGGTCGGCAATACGCAATACGCCCGGGACAATCGCTCCTATGGCCTGACGACCCTGCGCAACCGTCATGTCGAGGTCAACGGCAGCGCGATCCTGTTCCAGTTTCGTGGCAAGAGCGGCATCGAGCACCAGATCACCGTAAAAGACAGGCGGCTGGCGCGGATCATCAAGCGTTGCCTGGAAATCCCCGGGCAAAACCTCTTTCAGTATCTGGACGAAAACGGCGAGCGGCACACCATCAGTTCCTCCGACGTCAACGCCTACTTGCAGACGCTGACCGGTGCCGATTTCACCGCCAAGGACTACCGCACCTGGGCCGGCAGTGCGCTGGCGTTGGCGGTGCTGCGCAAGTTGCAGTGGGAATCGGAAGCCGACGCGAAGCGGCATGTGGTGGAAATGGTCAAGAGCGTCGCCCGGCAACTGGGCAATACCCCGGCGGTTTGCCGCAAGTGCTACATCCACCCGGCGGTGGTCGATGGTTTTATGCAGGGCGCATTATCCGAACTGCCGCGATCGAGGGGGCGTAAAAGGCTCAGGGCCGAAGAAGTCGCGCTGGCAGTGCTTCTGGATAAACTTATCGAGACGGCGGAAACACCGTAA
- the modA gene encoding molybdate ABC transporter substrate-binding protein: MTIRASRFAPACLFTVFAFGSAQADEVQVAVAANFTAPIQAIAADFEKDTGHKLVTSFGATGQFYTQIKNGAPFEVLLSADDTTPQKLEAEGDTVKGSRFTYAVGTLALWSAKASYVDTKGKVLSDNQYQHLSIANPKAAPYGLAATQVLAKQGLTDKVKDKIVEGQNITQAYQFVSTGNAELGFVALSQIYKDGKVTNGSAWIVPTDLHDPIKQDAVILNKGKDNPAAKALVDYLKGPKAAAVIKSYGYQL; this comes from the coding sequence ATGACCATTCGTGCCTCACGTTTTGCCCCCGCGTGCCTGTTCACCGTGTTCGCTTTCGGATCCGCCCAGGCGGATGAAGTCCAGGTCGCCGTTGCCGCCAACTTCACTGCGCCGATTCAGGCCATCGCGGCCGATTTCGAGAAAGACACCGGGCACAAATTGGTCACGTCCTTTGGTGCAACCGGCCAGTTCTACACCCAGATCAAGAACGGCGCGCCGTTCGAAGTGCTCCTCTCGGCAGACGACACCACCCCGCAAAAACTCGAGGCAGAAGGCGACACGGTCAAAGGCTCACGCTTCACCTATGCCGTCGGCACTCTGGCGCTGTGGTCGGCCAAGGCCAGTTACGTCGACACCAAGGGCAAGGTGCTGAGCGACAATCAGTATCAGCATCTGTCCATCGCCAACCCGAAAGCTGCCCCGTATGGCCTGGCCGCCACTCAAGTACTGGCCAAGCAAGGCCTGACCGACAAGGTCAAAGACAAGATCGTCGAAGGCCAGAACATCACCCAGGCCTACCAATTCGTCTCCACCGGCAATGCCGAACTCGGTTTTGTGGCCTTGTCGCAGATCTACAAAGACGGCAAAGTCACCAACGGTTCGGCCTGGATCGTTCCGACCGACCTGCATGACCCGATCAAACAAGACGCGGTGATCCTCAATAAGGGCAAGGACAACCCGGCCGCCAAGGCACTGGTTGACTACCTAAAAGGTCCGAAAGCCGCCGCTGTCATCAAATCCTACGGTTACCAACTCTAA
- a CDS encoding NAD(P)H-dependent flavin oxidoreductase gives MSQWPDTRILDLLGIELPIIQAPLAGATTSAMVIAASNAGGLGSMPAAMLSIEQLREELKTIRQHTQRPFNVNFFCHQPPPPDEQRARDWKNLLEPYYRELGVDFDAPTPVSNRAPFDNAACEVLEEFRPEVVSFHFGLPEKSLLDRVKATGAKILSSATTVEEAVWLEQHGCDAIIAMGYEAGGHRGMFLSDDLSSQVGTFALVPQIVDAVNVPVIAAGGIGDARGVAAAFLLGASAVQVGTAYLFTPEAKVSASHQKALRTAKESETAVTNIFTGRPARGILNRVMRELGPMCDKAPAFPLAGGALMPLRAKGEADFSNLWAGQAFTLGVEMSSAELTRRLADEALAKLTHR, from the coding sequence ATGAGTCAATGGCCAGACACCCGCATTCTTGACCTGCTCGGGATCGAACTGCCGATCATTCAGGCCCCTCTGGCTGGCGCGACGACGTCGGCCATGGTGATTGCGGCAAGCAACGCTGGCGGCCTGGGCTCGATGCCCGCCGCGATGCTGAGCATCGAGCAGTTGCGCGAGGAGCTGAAAACGATTCGCCAACACACCCAGCGCCCGTTCAACGTCAATTTTTTCTGCCATCAACCTCCACCGCCCGATGAGCAACGTGCCCGGGACTGGAAGAACCTGCTGGAACCGTACTATCGGGAATTGGGTGTCGATTTCGACGCACCGACGCCGGTGTCCAATCGTGCACCGTTCGATAATGCGGCCTGCGAAGTGCTCGAAGAGTTTCGTCCTGAAGTGGTGAGTTTTCACTTCGGCCTGCCGGAAAAGTCCCTGTTGGATCGGGTAAAAGCCACCGGAGCGAAAATCCTTTCCTCGGCGACTACGGTCGAAGAAGCCGTCTGGCTGGAACAGCATGGTTGCGACGCGATCATCGCCATGGGTTACGAAGCTGGCGGCCACCGGGGGATGTTCCTCAGTGATGACCTGAGTAGCCAGGTGGGGACCTTTGCCCTGGTGCCACAGATCGTCGATGCGGTGAACGTGCCCGTGATTGCAGCGGGCGGGATTGGAGATGCGCGGGGCGTCGCGGCGGCTTTTCTGCTGGGCGCTTCGGCGGTCCAGGTGGGTACGGCTTATTTGTTCACGCCCGAGGCCAAGGTCAGCGCGTCTCACCAGAAGGCGTTGCGCACGGCCAAGGAAAGCGAGACGGCGGTCACCAACATTTTCACCGGGCGCCCGGCACGCGGGATTCTTAATCGGGTGATGCGTGAACTGGGGCCGATGTGTGACAAAGCGCCGGCCTTTCCCTTGGCGGGCGGTGCGTTGATGCCGTTGCGGGCCAAAGGGGAAGCGGATTTCAGCAACCTTTGGGCGGGGCAGGCGTTTACGCTGGGCGTTGAAATGAGTTCGGCAGAGTTGACCCGGCGGTTGGCGGATGAGGCGTTGGCCAAACTGACTCATCGCTAA
- a CDS encoding GyrI-like domain-containing protein: MDVKLREVLPFSVSGLQVRTLNAAEQQPDTARIGPMWEQFFVEDVFDKIADKQPDSFMYGVYSNYESDASGHFDVTAGAAVTAPSEDFAQIQIEGGDYLVFSAKGPMPDSVIQTWGLIWAYFEDNPQVRRKFATDFEVYTGPETVAVYIGIQDSAALSRSSN, from the coding sequence ATGGATGTAAAGCTGCGTGAAGTGCTGCCCTTTAGCGTCTCGGGTTTGCAGGTGCGAACCCTCAATGCCGCAGAACAGCAGCCCGATACCGCGCGTATCGGCCCTATGTGGGAACAATTTTTCGTTGAGGACGTTTTCGACAAGATCGCCGACAAACAGCCGGATTCCTTTATGTACGGCGTCTATTCCAACTACGAGTCCGACGCTTCTGGCCACTTCGATGTGACCGCGGGTGCAGCGGTCACCGCGCCCTCGGAGGACTTTGCGCAGATTCAAATTGAAGGTGGTGATTACCTGGTGTTCAGCGCCAAAGGGCCGATGCCCGACAGCGTCATTCAGACGTGGGGCCTGATCTGGGCTTACTTCGAGGATAACCCGCAGGTTCGCCGCAAGTTCGCCACGGATTTCGAGGTCTACACCGGCCCGGAGACCGTGGCGGTCTATATCGGCATTCAGGATTCAGCCGCGCTCTCGCGTTCAAGCAACTGA
- the modB gene encoding molybdate ABC transporter permease subunit gives MTLSSADYSAIWLTLKLASLTTVILLVIGTPIALWLSRTRSWLRGPVGAIVALPLVLPPTVIGFYLLLALGPNGWIGQFTQSLGLGTLTFSFAGLVIGSVLYSMPFVVQPLQNAFSAIGTRPLEVAATLRANPWDTFFSVIVPLARPGFITAAILGFAHTVGEFGVVLMIGGNIPDKTRVVSVQIYDHVEAMEYAQAHWLAGAMLVFSFAVLLALYSSRKTKAVWS, from the coding sequence ATGACGCTATCGAGTGCCGATTATTCCGCCATCTGGCTGACCCTCAAACTGGCGTCCCTGACGACCGTGATCCTATTGGTCATCGGCACTCCGATTGCGTTATGGCTGTCGCGCACCCGCTCCTGGCTGCGCGGCCCGGTCGGGGCGATCGTCGCCCTGCCCCTGGTGCTACCGCCCACAGTGATCGGCTTTTATTTGTTGCTGGCGCTCGGCCCGAACGGCTGGATCGGTCAGTTCACCCAATCGCTGGGCCTTGGCACCCTGACCTTCAGTTTTGCGGGGCTGGTGATCGGCTCGGTGCTGTACTCGATGCCGTTCGTGGTCCAGCCACTGCAAAATGCTTTTTCTGCCATCGGCACTCGCCCACTGGAAGTGGCTGCCACCTTGCGCGCCAATCCCTGGGACACGTTCTTCAGCGTGATTGTGCCGCTGGCCCGCCCCGGTTTCATCACCGCGGCCATTCTCGGTTTTGCCCACACCGTCGGCGAGTTTGGTGTGGTGCTGATGATCGGCGGCAACATTCCCGACAAGACCCGCGTGGTTTCGGTGCAGATCTACGATCACGTCGAAGCCATGGAATACGCCCAGGCTCATTGGCTGGCCGGGGCGATGTTGGTGTTTTCTTTTGCAGTATTGCTGGCGCTCTACTCCAGCCGTAAAACCAAAGCGGTCTGGAGCTGA
- the galU gene encoding UTP--glucose-1-phosphate uridylyltransferase GalU: MIKKCLFPAAGYGTRFLPATKAMPKEMLPVVNKPLIQYGVEEALDAGLTEISIVTGRGKRALEDHFDISYELENQIKGTDKEKYLVGIRKLLDECSFSYTRQTEMKGLGHAILTGRPLIGDEPFAVVLADDLCVNLEGDGVLTQMVKLYKQFRCSIVAIQEVDPQETNKYGVIAGEMIRDDIYRVHSMVEKPKPEDAPSNLAIIGRYILTPDIFDLIEQTEPGKGGEIQITDALMKQAQNGCVMAYKFKGKRFDCGGAEGYIDATNFCFENFYKTGKAY, from the coding sequence ATGATCAAGAAATGCTTGTTCCCAGCAGCCGGTTACGGTACTCGCTTCCTGCCAGCGACTAAAGCCATGCCCAAAGAAATGCTGCCGGTGGTAAACAAGCCACTGATCCAGTACGGCGTCGAAGAAGCACTGGACGCCGGGTTGACCGAAATCTCCATCGTCACCGGTCGCGGCAAGCGTGCTCTGGAAGACCACTTCGATATCAGCTACGAGCTGGAAAACCAGATCAAGGGCACCGACAAGGAAAAATACCTGGTCGGTATCCGTAAACTGCTCGACGAGTGCTCGTTCTCCTACACTCGTCAGACCGAAATGAAAGGCTTGGGCCACGCGATTCTGACGGGCCGTCCGCTGATCGGCGACGAACCTTTCGCCGTGGTACTGGCGGATGACTTGTGCGTCAACCTCGAAGGCGATGGCGTACTGACCCAGATGGTCAAGCTGTACAAGCAGTTCCGCTGCTCGATCGTGGCCATTCAGGAAGTCGATCCACAAGAAACCAACAAGTACGGCGTGATTGCCGGTGAGATGATCCGCGACGACATCTACCGCGTTCACAGCATGGTCGAGAAGCCAAAGCCTGAAGACGCACCGTCGAACCTGGCGATCATCGGCCGTTACATCCTGACTCCGGACATCTTCGACCTGATCGAACAAACCGAGCCAGGCAAGGGCGGCGAAATCCAGATCACCGACGCCCTGATGAAGCAGGCACAAAACGGCTGCGTCATGGCCTACAAGTTCAAAGGCAAGCGTTTCGACTGCGGTGGCGCCGAAGGCTACATCGACGCGACCAACTTCTGCTTCGAGAACTTCTATAAGACTGGTAAGGCTTACTGA
- a CDS encoding DUF1883 domain-containing protein — MKFIHQREHLNEDDIVVIQCSQMCNIRLMNDANFRSFKNGGRHTYHGGAFDTFPARITAPSTGFWNITIDTVNRRPISVTRKPTLTHSIKIIRRSSSKLS, encoded by the coding sequence ATGAAATTTATCCACCAGCGCGAGCACCTCAACGAAGACGACATCGTCGTCATCCAGTGCTCCCAAATGTGCAACATCCGCTTGATGAACGACGCCAACTTCCGCAGCTTCAAGAATGGCGGCCGTCATACCTACCACGGCGGCGCATTCGACACTTTCCCGGCCCGGATCACCGCGCCGAGCACCGGTTTCTGGAACATCACCATCGACACGGTCAATCGCCGGCCGATCAGCGTGACCCGCAAACCGACCCTGACACACTCGATCAAGATCATCCGCCGCTCCAGCTCGAAACTGAGCTGA
- the alkB gene encoding DNA oxidative demethylase AlkB, whose product MRYDPMSPITLDLFADVEPEQQPRREQIGEQSCVLRGFALPWLDRLLPALEAVLAAAPFRQMVTPGGFTMSVALSSCGTWGWTTDRSGYKYTRNDPQTGLPWPEMPEVFFELAQAAAREAGFTDFVPDSCLINRYIPGARMSLHQDKNEGSYAAPIVSVSLGLPATFLFGGFERSAKSQRVPLLHGDIVVWGGVDRLRYHGVLPIKEGYHPQLGEQRINFTFRTAE is encoded by the coding sequence ATGCGCTATGACCCCATGAGCCCGATTACCCTCGATTTGTTTGCCGATGTCGAACCCGAGCAGCAACCCCGGCGCGAGCAAATCGGCGAACAATCCTGCGTGCTTAGAGGCTTCGCCCTGCCCTGGCTTGACCGGTTACTGCCGGCATTGGAGGCGGTTCTGGCAGCGGCGCCCTTTCGGCAAATGGTCACACCCGGCGGCTTTACCATGTCGGTGGCCTTGAGCAGTTGCGGCACCTGGGGCTGGACCACCGACCGCAGCGGCTACAAGTACACTCGCAACGATCCGCAGACCGGCCTGCCCTGGCCTGAAATGCCCGAGGTGTTTTTCGAGCTGGCGCAGGCGGCGGCGCGAGAGGCAGGGTTTACGGATTTCGTACCCGATTCCTGCCTGATCAACCGCTATATTCCCGGTGCCAGGATGTCATTGCATCAGGACAAGAATGAAGGTTCCTACGCAGCCCCTATCGTGTCGGTGTCCTTGGGATTGCCCGCGACGTTCCTGTTCGGTGGCTTCGAACGCAGCGCCAAAAGCCAACGCGTGCCGCTGTTGCACGGCGACATCGTGGTCTGGGGCGGCGTCGATCGTTTGCGTTATCACGGCGTATTGCCGATCAAGGAGGGTTATCACCCTCAGTTGGGCGAACAGCGGATCAACTTCACCTTTCGTACCGCGGAATGA